From one Anaerococcus prevotii DSM 20548 genomic stretch:
- a CDS encoding ABC transporter permease: MKINKRTLFPFLVILFIFLGSFFAPNDPLEVNLPLRFGNPSSKYLLGNDSMGRCVLSRILFGGKTTLFMVMTASIIVFTLGLFLGTLTSKVTMKKNVIVDSIINAVTAIPPIAYLIIFIASWGNGIKTTLIALVVSYILRFLRLVRTQINIEYDKAYCTCMISLGASKTRLVLVHILPNILLDLVHYICLSCADMILAITGFSFIGIGLGENVVEWGSMILEARDSIFIKPELIIYPIFAVFITTMSFNIIAKEANRR; this comes from the coding sequence ATGAAAATAAACAAAAGGACATTATTTCCTTTCCTAGTGATTTTATTTATATTTCTTGGAAGTTTTTTTGCCCCTAATGATCCCCTAGAAGTTAATCTTCCCCTTAGATTTGGAAATCCAAGTTCTAAGTATCTTTTGGGAAATGATAGCATGGGCAGGTGCGTTTTATCGAGAATACTGTTCGGGGGGAAAACTACATTATTTATGGTTATGACGGCATCAATTATTGTTTTTACTTTAGGTTTGTTTTTAGGAACACTAACGTCAAAAGTTACCATGAAAAAGAATGTAATAGTAGATTCGATTATTAATGCTGTAACGGCTATACCACCAATTGCTTATTTAATCATATTTATAGCATCTTGGGGAAATGGAATAAAAACTACATTAATCGCTTTGGTTGTTTCATATATATTGAGATTTTTAAGACTTGTTAGAACTCAAATAAATATTGAATATGATAAAGCTTATTGCACTTGTATGATTTCACTTGGTGCTTCAAAGACTAGGTTGGTTCTAGTTCATATACTACCAAATATATTATTAGATTTAGTTCATTATATTTGTTTGTCCTGTGCGGATATGATTTTAGCAATTACTGGTTTTTCATTTATAGGAATTGGACTTGGAGAAAATGTTGTGGAGTGGGGTTCTATGATTTTAGAAGCGAGAGATTCAATATTTATTAAGCCAGAACTCATAATTTACCCTATTTTTGCAGTTTTTATTACTACAATGTCTTTTAATATTATTGCAAAAGAAGCGAATAGAAGGTGA
- a CDS encoding ATP-binding cassette domain-containing protein — protein MILVNQLQVTDKKGNNLLNNISLRIPMGKIIGLTGPSGAGKTTLVNTILGILSEDLKVSSGTITIDDFDILEKDNINSNNRNIAFIPQLPMISFDKRKKIKSQMVEIYIANLNINKSEALSIAKDKLKSVNLEYERVLDSYPTELSGGMIQRVILAISMGLNTDYIIADEPTSALDNYNSSLFFELIKANFKGKGILLITHDAEILKKYSDCIYVIENGCVIEKGSSEDIFESPKEEWTRKFVICSQKILDSGGEWKWTK, from the coding sequence ATGATTTTGGTTAATCAATTACAAGTTACAGATAAAAAAGGAAACAATCTTTTAAATAATATTTCTCTTAGAATTCCTATGGGAAAAATTATTGGTCTCACTGGACCCAGTGGTGCTGGGAAGACTACATTAGTAAACACAATACTTGGGATTTTATCAGAGGATTTAAAAGTAAGTTCTGGAACTATTACTATAGATGATTTCGATATATTGGAAAAAGATAATATCAATAGCAACAATAGAAACATCGCTTTTATTCCTCAACTTCCCATGATTTCTTTTGACAAAAGAAAAAAGATAAAAAGTCAAATGGTTGAAATATATATTGCTAATCTTAATATAAATAAATCAGAAGCATTAAGTATAGCAAAAGATAAGCTCAAAAGCGTCAATCTTGAATATGAAAGAGTTTTAGATTCATATCCCACTGAACTCTCTGGAGGCATGATTCAGCGTGTGATTTTAGCGATATCTATGGGACTAAATACTGATTATATAATTGCTGATGAACCAACATCAGCCTTAGATAATTATAACTCATCATTATTTTTTGAATTGATTAAAGCAAATTTCAAAGGGAAAGGGATTTTATTAATAACACACGATGCCGAAATTCTTAAAAAATATAGCGACTGCATCTATGTGATAGAAAATGGGTGTGTTATAGAAAAGGGGAGTAGTGAAGATATATTTGAAAGCCCTAAAGAAGAATGGACAAGAAAATTTGTTATCTGTAGTCAGAAAATATTAGATTCTGGAGGTGAATGGAAATGGACGAAATAG
- a CDS encoding ATP-binding cassette domain-containing protein, whose protein sequence is MEMDEIAMSNVSLSFETVKGTFKALDQISFSLKRGDNLSLIGESGSGKSTIAKALIGLERIDEGSILYDSVDISKLKLKKIRKYRKNIQSVFQDTSGTLNPGISTFKNLEEGLINLTNLSKKERKEKVLLFCEDLHLKKEILDVPVHQLSGGEQRRLSLIRALMVNPDFLILDEVTAGLDLLTIEKVLNLLFYYQSKHSISYIFITHDINQAKQISDYIIEIKKGKIFREGKLQRR, encoded by the coding sequence ATGGAAATGGACGAAATAGCTATGAGTAATGTTAGCCTTTCTTTTGAAACAGTAAAAGGGACATTTAAAGCTCTAGATCAAATTTCCTTTTCACTAAAAAGGGGAGATAACTTAAGTTTAATTGGTGAAAGTGGATCTGGTAAAAGCACCATTGCAAAAGCATTAATAGGATTAGAAAGAATAGATGAAGGATCTATACTCTATGATTCTGTAGATATCTCAAAATTAAAATTAAAAAAAATAAGGAAATATAGAAAAAATATCCAGTCTGTTTTCCAGGATACATCTGGTACTTTAAATCCTGGTATAAGCACTTTTAAAAATTTGGAAGAAGGGCTTATTAATTTAACAAACTTGTCGAAAAAGGAAAGAAAGGAAAAAGTGTTATTATTTTGCGAGGATTTACATTTAAAAAAGGAAATATTAGATGTGCCCGTTCACCAACTATCTGGAGGCGAGCAAAGAAGATTGTCGCTCATAAGAGCCCTTATGGTTAATCCTGATTTTTTAATACTAGATGAGGTTACGGCTGGGCTTGACTTACTGACGATTGAAAAAGTATTAAACTTACTTTTTTATTATCAATCTAAGCATAGTATTTCTTATATTTTTATCACTCATGATATAAATCAAGCAAAACAGATTTCAGATTATATCATAGAAATAAAGAAAGGAAAAATATTTAGAGAAGGAAAATTGCAAAGGAGATAG